The Daucus carota subsp. sativus chromosome 2, DH1 v3.0, whole genome shotgun sequence genome includes a window with the following:
- the LOC108226017 gene encoding uncharacterized protein LOC108226017 — protein sequence MSTTPTNPDEGNQNQGRDQEDPTMTQILRLLQLQTAALNQQPQAPRVGSFKAFQSHHPPEFRGTTDPIKVKSWIKEMEKAFALTEVGENKKTEYASFYLKDEANFWWESTKTLEGNGVITWERFTELFLEKYLPQYLQDQLEVKFLELKQKGMTVAEYEAKFSELARFVPEYVNTEHKKAKRFQQGLKSWIRSRVAVFELQTYAAVVQKAMIVEGESEMSKRENDSKKRKFEGSEESQGQASAKYKGRFRKGSDNPANKGFQGSKPGNVGQSNRFPGQSQQQKGNRPPAPECKTCGRKHSGICNKPNITCFKCNKKGHYSSECTSTSGKKGVTCFKCGKLGHMARDCKEPVQQANVLRIAGSPPPTPPVQPRARTFNMTMKDAVQDSDVVAGMLVVNSLNAKVLIDSGATKSFISKNFVDKLNCATQPLEPNLVIEVANQDKVLVDSICPSCDIEIEGCHFFASLIPFKLGEFDIILGMDWLADHDAQIECKNKKMRLKSKDNKEVVFQGRKQEKKFLTMIQAKRLLRQGCEAYLAHVVDVSKEPTKIEEILIVNKFPDVFPDE from the coding sequence ATGTCAACCACACCAACCAACCCAGATGAGGGTAATCAGAATCAAGGTCGGGATCAAGAAGACCCTACCATGACTCAAATTCTCCGTCTTCTTCAGCTGCAAACCGCTGCTTTGAACCAGCAGCCCCAAGCACCTCGAGTCGGAAGCTTTAAAGCTTTCCAATCCCACCACCCACCTGAATTTAGGGGAACTACAGATCCAATTAAAGTGAAATCCTGGATAAAGGAGATGGAAAAAGCTTTTGCTTTGACGGAGGTTGGTGAAAATAAGAAAACGGAATATGCGAGTTTCTATCTGAAAGACGAGGCAAATTTCTGGTGGGAGTCCACCAAGACCTTAGAAGGAAATGGTGTTATTACGTGGGAAAGGTTTACAgagttatttttggaaaagtatCTACCTCAATACCTACAAGATCAGTTGGAAGTCAAGTTCTTAGAATTGAAGCAAAAAGGTATGACTGTAGCAGAATATGAGGCAAAGTTTTCAGAATTGGCAAGGTTTGTGCCAGAGTATGTGAATACGGAACACAAAAAGGCAAAACGGTTTCAACAAGGGCTTAAGTCATGGATACGTAGTCGAGTGGCCGTTTTTGAACTCCAAACATATGCTGCAGTGGTTCAGAAGGCTATGATTGTGGAAGGTGAAAGTGAGATGTCAAAAAGAGAGAATGAtagtaagaaaagaaaatttgaaggTTCTGAAGAAAGCCAAGGGCAAGCAAGTGCAAAATATAAAGGTAGATTCAGGAAGGGTTCTGACAACCCAGCCAATAAAGGATTTCAAGGATCTAAGCCCGGAAATGTCGGACAGAGTAACCGTTTCCCCGGTCAAAGTCAGCAGCAGAAAGGCAATAGACCTCCGGCCCCAGAATGTAAGACTTGTGGGAGGAAGCATTCTGGAATCTGTAATAAGCCTAACATCACTTGCTTCAAATGTAACAAGAAGGGCCATTATTCTTCAGAATGTACTAGTACTTCGGGCAAGAAGGGTGTGACATGTTTTAAGTGTGGAAAGTTGGGCCATATGGCAAGAGATTGCAAGGAACCTGTCCAACAAGCAAATGTTTTGAGGATAGCTGGATCACCACCACCGACACCTCCAGTACAACCAAGAGCCAGAACTTTTAATATGACGATGAAAGATGCTGTTCAGGACTCAGATGTGGTCGCAGGTATGCTTGTCGTGAACTCTTTAAATGCAAAAGTATTAAtcgattctggagctactaagTCTTTTATATCAAAGAACTTTGTGGATAAATTGAATTGTGCTACTCAACCGTTAGAACCCAACTTAGTTATAGAAGTGGCTAATCAGGATAAAGTATTAGTTGATAGTATTTGTCCTAGTTGTGACATAGAAATAGAAGGTTGTCATTTCTTCGCGagcttgatacctttcaagttagGAGAATTTGATATTATTCTAGGAATGGACTGGTTAGCAGACCATGATGCTCAAATCGAGTGCAAGAATAAGAAAATGAGATTAAAGTCCAAGGATAATAAGGAAGTCGTATTTCAAGGGCGAAAGCAAGAGAAAAAGTTTTTGACGATGATTCAAGCGAAAAGATTATTAAGGCAAGGATGTGAGGCCTATCTAGCTCATGTAGTCGATGTTAGTAAGGAACCAACCAAGATAGAAGAAATTCTAATTGTTAATAAGTTTCCCGATGTTTTCCCTGATGAGTAA